The Aedes aegypti strain LVP_AGWG chromosome 1, AaegL5.0 Primary Assembly, whole genome shotgun sequence sequence TGTGATCAAATATTTGTGGTTCGAGGAAAGGTAAGTCTTATTATTTCTCCGCACTTTTCATTCATATTTCAAACggcgttatttttttttgcgaatagGTTTTGCATAGTATGCGAGTGAATGACCCAGCAGCTGAGTGCTGGATATTGATACAGAATGAAAGTGTGGATGGACACGATGTTGGAGAGATACGTTCTGCACACTGTGACTGTACAGCGGGCGCAGGAGAAACATGTTCTCATGTTGCTGCAGTCTTGTACGCTTTAAGCTACGCCAGAGAAACGTGTCTAGGAAAACAGGTATAGCTGGATTGAAATTATGGGGATTAAAgtaaataatttgattttttttattcaagataTCGGTAACGCAGCTTCCAGCCTACTGGTGCCAACCCTCAGGAAGTGCACATCAAAACCTCTACAAACCTGTTGACGAGATTGATTTTGGACGATCAGTTCAAACGACGTGCGAGCTCCGTGATTATGAATTAGGAAAGACCGAGGATGAATTAAAGGAGCTAATTAATAATATAGCCGCTCTTGGCCAAGATGTTGCGGCTAGCAAGGCTTTTTTCGATACATCTGATGGTTGTGATCCTGAAGATTACGCAAAACGACGTTatgctgagcaatatttgtccTTCAGCAACCTTTTTGAAGAGCATTTAGTTTCAGCCTCAGTAGAAGAAATAATTGATCGCGCTAAGGAGATTGTATGGACATTAACTGAAGAGGATTGTGAGTTGGTTGAAGAATTGACACGAGATCAGTCTTCTGATCCATTGTGGTTTAAGCTTAGATACGGACGAATCACAGCTTCCACGTTTGGTAGGTCCGTGAAAACCAAAATAAGTAATCCTTCAACTTCACTCTTAAAAACCATTTGTGGATCAAATTTAACTCAAGAATTACCAGCAACTTTACATGGTAAGCGAAACGAGCATAAAGCTATTACAGCTGCTATTAAAATGTTTCAGTCTCAAAACCATTCGAATTTCAGCAGTAGGAAAAGCGGTTTAATCATAAATCCCTTGTATCCTTACTTCGCAGCTTCGccagattttatttttgaatgcaCTTGCTGCAACAAAGTCGTGGTAGAAGCAAAATGCCCATttaagtttgaaaatttgagtagaGAAGAAGGAATTAATTCATTACTTAACAGGCAACATCCATATATACTAATGGAATCAGATGGTAATATTGTGTTAAAccacaatcatgagtattattACCAAATCCAGATGCAAATATTTTTAGCAGACGCTTCATATGGAATATTTGTTGTTTGGGCATCAAACTTTACCTTGTTCATTAAGGTAACAAAAAATGCTCCGTTTTGGGAGGAAAACTCGGAAAAAGCAACTCTTTTCTTTGAGAATGTGCTTGCACCAGAAATAATTGCGAAGCATTACACATCAACtgataaaaatacaaataaggATTAGTATATGTAGCGtagtaccacagacaaacagacgtaacactaggATTATTTTCGTCTCACATATTTTGCTCTCAGTTCTAATATGTTGTAGTAGGCCAACTGCTCACACGTGGAGCTCGTATCAATTTTATTCGATTTTGACTTTTTGCACTATCAACAGCTAGGTGCAGTTGACTAAACCCAGTATTGGGCATAAACGTTCGTGCCCCAATATattctaaattattttttatcagcTGTTAAATATTGTCTATTTGTCTGTAGTAGTACAGTGTAAAGATTACAACTAAGATATGTAAGTGTATGTTGGATtcctatgaaaataaaaaaatatgtaacaGAGTGTGAAAAAACAGAATTATCTGGGAATTTTATTCTGCCTGGAAAATCCTTGAACTCTCAGTGAATTTTGGCTACACTTACAGGGAAATTATTTCGAATCAGTAATACATAGTAGAATTTTCTtgttcagggctggtagcgagttaCTTTTAGTAACTTGGTCAAAATTTTCAACCAgatcactaataacaagaaaaaATGTCACTATTCTCTTGATCTGATGATAGAGCAACGATAATGTGGAATAGCTGGTGTAATGTGGAATAGCTGGTGTAATGTGGAATAGCTTCTTGAATTCAAATAACAAAACAGTTCAGTTTCACCTAATGGATTGTGGGTGGAATTTGTGATAATATTTATAGTAAAATTTGGTTaaggaatttgatgaaaaagcttgtttgtttagaaaatttccagactgaattcttcgtttcttggaataataacataaaaatttaattaaaatcacaaaataaattcctgaagaagtgTTTGGAGCAGTATGTCGAATAAATTTACAGTGAAACGaccagtaatacttgtcgtaatgtcgcgaagaattaaaacaaaatccttgaaatattcttagagaaaatGACGGAATCAAACTCTCATATCGTGGTTCCTAGTCTTTTTGTGGTCCACGTTTGTTTTTTTAGGCAAGGGTTctctaaaatttttatttccaaGACTCAGTCGCTGCCAGCCCTGATTTCCTCAAGATACAAATACAAAACGCCCCACACAGAAGTATTGTGGGTACGGGATGTCCACAAATCTAAGTCCCATTTTAaggaaaaggttattttttctttaaggtgacacgggagaccgtctTATTTTCCCTatattttgtctcactctaacaattatcatcaaaactttgcagaagcaaatctctagttttagtgaatcgattaagctgaaaatttgttGGGATTTGCACTACATATTTATATATAattatagtgatacatttttcgcatcgatatatgaagtggtacttgagatttgcttcttcaaatggagagAATGATTGAAACACCGTCCCGTTCGGCCTTAAGATTCAATAGATTGTTTTATATCTGACTTTGATTATTAAAGACACTTTAGGACCATTTTATTTATTCGCACCTTCTTCATTGATAAGATAATAGATATTCAGTCTGTACAGCAAAGTGTAAGACAAtgttaataaaatataaatataaacaaTCTTGTTTTTCATGGaacttaaataaaaattattaaattactCTATTTTTTCGGATGTTGTTTACACATTTTAAacgaacaaataaaaaaaaatgacaataaaTCTCCAATAtgttttaagatatttttttattgaagtgaAAAATACTTTGTAATTTATActctaaagctaagtatgctgtttccaGGTAAGTtctgtttgataaaaaaaaaaaaaaaaaaaaaaaaaaaaaaaaaaagagttctgggagttctgtttgatccttcgaccttgacgcttgctcctgggcagtgcgtcaagaaagcccgaacagttttttttttattctttttgggtcgcgcgcttattttttttcctgagtgcttttttatacccgagcaaacgagtgaagccgaaagtggattgtggctgctcagtcaaggataacggatcaattggtgagctcgtttcatgctactatttctaatctataaaatatgtatgactgcacattcaatcgttacaatggtgggatgtaaatatgatttttcaacaaactatggatggttcgtcactgtgagtgtcgacacaaactctgattcatgatttatttatgtttaacattttttttttcagaacacctcttatatacctttatttttgtaattaaaaaaactttgaatggttcgacactacaagtgtagacttgcgaaaggttcactttattcaacaaactttggatggttcgccactgtaagtgtcggcataagaataagagtgttctatgatgtcccaaccaatcgagttttttgtttcttttcaaatgagtaaaatataataacacatgctttcgtcctgacagctgtaggaatgttacatttaggtatttgttcaacaaactttgaatggttcgtcacctcaagtgtcggcataattttcctctacatagaaattgttcatatcaaatgtaCATggattatatttacgtataagcatgtatatatctcacaaatcattgtttatcatggtctaatcgcttatcaaagtgaatcctatgacccaaagatcctccccattaacaaacatccctcccagtaacctttgtggagatgcagaggcaaacacggtctccaaaaagcaaaggttacacactaacattccttcccccaatcccacctgactgcaaggacgtggccggcgccgttattgaccctgtataaatagaggcactgaattatgcacactgaagaagattatggccaatcccagccgaacttctagttgattctttgtgcattttcactgacttcggtcaatcacggaatagcaaccattgatatgtgtagtcagtctaagctaagctaagctaagctatactctaaagctaagtatgctgtttccacagataaacagacgtaacactgacgaaatttccatcgaccacccatttaacgatcatttcgaattggctatgttacaaatcccacaaccagaggcgcgcgcatcgtttttctttgcgtttgacgtttcacactaccgccatctgccggtcttgtt is a genomic window containing:
- the LOC110674231 gene encoding uncharacterized protein LOC110674231, with protein sequence MLSAKVSTLCEEDLSRYRDKIAVLGGEDPYNLQCDANELPLTVDYDMILCYLLNTLSFQSNEPLRNRKSLDSYKNFERGFVKEVKGCKCDQIFVVRGKVLHSMRVNDPAAECWILIQNESVDGHDVGEIRSAHCDCTAGAGETCSHVAAVLYALSYARETCLGKQISVTQLPAYWCQPSGSAHQNLYKPVDEIDFGRSVQTTCELRDYELGKTEDELKELINNIAALGQDVAASKAFFDTSDGCDPEDYAKRRYAEQYLSFSNLFEEHLVSASVEEIIDRAKEIVWTLTEEDCELVEELTRDQSSDPLWFKLRYGRITASTFGRSVKTKISNPSTSLLKTICGSNLTQELPATLHGKRNEHKAITAAIKMFQSQNHSNFSSRKSGLIINPLYPYFAASPDFIFECTCCNKVVVEAKCPFKFENLSREEGINSLLNRQHPYILMESDGNIVLNHNHEYYYQIQMQIFLADASYGIFVVWASNFTLFIKVTKNAPFWEENSEKATLFFENVLAPEIIAKHYTSTDKNTNKD